CATCGTTGTCGGATCCATCAACCTCGACCTCATCGCAACCGTAGGCCGCCTTCCCGGCCCGGGCGAGACCGTGCCCGGCAGCGACTTCAAGTCGGCGCCCGGCGGCAAGGGCGCCAACCAGGCGCTTGCTGCGGCACGCGCGGGCGCAGAGGTGCGCATGGTCGGTGCCGTTGGCAAGGATGCCTTCGCCGGCGAGGCTGTCGCCTATCTCAAGTCCGATGGCGTCGACCTTTCCGGCGTGGCCGAGATCCAGGCAGCCACCGGCATCGCGTTGATCCTGGTTGGCGGTGACGGCGAGAACATGATCGCGGTGGTGCCGGGCGCCAATGGCTCGGTGGTGCCGGGCGACCTGACCAAAGCCCAGTTCAAGAAGGGCGACATCGTGCTCTTGCAGCATGAAATCCCGCTTGCGACTGTGGATGCGGCACTCGACGCGGCACGCAAGGCGGGCGCCGTGACCATGCTGAACACAGCCCCCTTCCGCGCCGAGGCAGCAAGTTTCGTCGGCAAGGCCGACTATGTCGTTGCCAACGAAACCGAGTTCGACCTCTATGCCGAGGCGCTTTCGCTGCCTGCCGGAGAGCGGCGGGCGCGGATGAGCGAATTCGCCCGCAGCACAGGCGCCGCCGTCATCGTCACGCTCGGCAGCGACGGCGTCCTGGCCGCCAGGGGCGACGACCTCGTCCATGTCGACGCGCTCAAGATCACCCCCGTCGACACGGTTGGTGCAGGCGACACCTTCTGCGGTTATCTCGCTGCCGGCCTGTCGGCGGGCCTCGACCTAGAGGACGCGCTTCGCCGTGCCGCCGCCGCAGGCTCGCTCGCCTGCCTGAAGCCGGGCGCCCAGCCGGCCATCCCGCTGGC
The nucleotide sequence above comes from Aminobacter aminovorans. Encoded proteins:
- a CDS encoding ribokinase, which encodes MIIVVGSINLDLIATVGRLPGPGETVPGSDFKSAPGGKGANQALAAARAGAEVRMVGAVGKDAFAGEAVAYLKSDGVDLSGVAEIQAATGIALILVGGDGENMIAVVPGANGSVVPGDLTKAQFKKGDIVLLQHEIPLATVDAALDAARKAGAVTMLNTAPFRAEAASFVGKADYVVANETEFDLYAEALSLPAGERRARMSEFARSTGAAVIVTLGSDGVLAARGDDLVHVDALKITPVDTVGAGDTFCGYLAAGLSAGLDLEDALRRAAAAGSLACLKPGAQPAIPLAAEVDAALKG